The genomic region GGGTCAGTTCCGTGTCCAGCGGCAGGCCGTCGAGGCGGTCGATGACGGCCTGGTCGTACCCGTGGTAACCGGTGATCTTCAATCGGCCCGCGTCGGCCGCGGAGAGGACCAGGGCATCGGCTCCGAAGGCGGGCAGGATCTGGTGGGCGACGAGTTCGACGACGTCGCGGACGGCGACGGTCTCGGTCAGGGCGGCCGACAGGTGCAGGAGCTGATAGACCCGTCCTGCCTCGGCGCGCCCGCCCACCCCCGGCCGGGGCCGCTCGGGGGCGGGCGAGTCGGCTTGCTCCGTCCCTGCGGCGCCGTCGGCTACGGTGATGCGGACGCTGATGCCGCTGGCGTCCGGGTACAGCTCGAAGCGCAGACCGCCGCCGTCGGGAGGCCTGCGGGCGGTGAACTCGACCGCGTCCCGGCTGATGACTGCCGTCCGGTAGCGGTCCTCGACCAAAGGGGCGTCGAGCCAGGGCAGGGACTGCCACGGCCGCGTGCCCAGCAGATGCGCGGCGCTGCGCCCGAGCAACTCGGCGGCGGTGCCGTCGAGGAAGGCGATTCGTCCCTCAAGATCCAGTGCAAGGGCACCCTCGGGCAGGCGCTCGGCCCAGTCCGCGGCTGCGTGCGGCCCGTTGCCGCCGTACGGGCGCGGCAGTACGGCCGGGACGACGCGGGGCTGTTCGGGGGCCGCGGGCGGGACGTCGGTTCCCGCCGCGCCCAGAATCCGGGCGAGTCGGCGGGCTTCGGCGGTGATGTGGTGGAGCTCGCGGCGGGTGGCGGCGGCGGGATGGCTGGCGGGCCACAGCAGCAGGAGCGCTCCCCGGGGGCCCGTGCGGCCCGGCAGGGGTACGGCGGCGAGCGCGAATCGGTAGGGCAGGGGCGCGGCAGCCCTGGGGTACGTGTGCGCCAGGTCCTCCTGGGAGCCGACCCACACGAGCCGGTCCTCGCGGACCGCGTCGCCGACGGGGGTGGCGGCGTCCACCGGGATCCGGTACCAGGGGCGGGCTACCTCCTCGGGGAGGCCGCAGAGCACTGCCAGCCCGAGGCTGCGCCCGGGCACGTCCCACAGGTAGACGGCGCCGCCGGATGCCCCGGTGCGCCGGACCGACTCGGCCAGGGCACCGTCCAGCGGTGCGGTGTCTGCGGGCTCGGCGCCGACACCGCCCGTGTGGTCACTGCGCCCGGTCAAGGCCACCTCCCGGACGGATCACCCGACGGATATACCAGGACCATACGCCGGAACAAGGCGGATGCCTTCGACTGCTCCTTGTATGCCGTTGCTCCTTGTATGCCGTGTGCCCGGCCCTCCGCACCGGAAACGGCGGCCCGCGCGGGTGCGTCGCGGGCACGGGAACGGGCAGGCGCAGAACCGTACCGGAAGCGACGTGCGGAGGAGGACGATGAACAAGACCAAGCTCGCCTACCGGCCGATCGGCCTGGCGCTCGGCGCCGCCGGCGGGTTGATCGCCGGGCTGGTGTTCAAGCAGCTGTGGAAGACGGTGGGCGGCACGAGCGATGCGCCCGACGCCATGGACGAGGAACGCTCCTGGTCGGAGATCCTGATCGCCGCCTCCTTGCAAGGGGGCGCTCTTCGCAGCGGTCAAGGCGGCCGTGGAGCGGGCCGGGGCCACTGGCGTCCGCCGCCTGACCGGGACCTGGCCCGCGTGAGGCGTGGGGACTTTCCCGTGTGCGCAGCCGTGGCGGCGGTGAATCAGGTTAGGCGCCCGGGGAGCGAGAGGAGATCGCCATGCCACGTGGTTCCTCCCCGAAGCGGGAGCGACAGTACGAGCACGTCAAGGAGTCCGCCGAACAGCGCGGCGAGTCGACGGAGCGCGCCAAGGAGATCGCCGCCCGGACGGTGAACATGGAACGCGCCCAGGCCGGGGAGTCCAAGACGGCAAGCAGGTCGTCCGTCCAGGACATGCCCGCGTCGAAGCGCGGCGGCCAACGCTCCCACAGCGGCTCCCAGGGGCCCACGAAGGACCAGCTGTACGACGAGGCCAAGCAGCGCAACATCAAGGGGCGCTCGCAGACGGACAAGGCCGAGCTGAAGCGCGCTCTGGGCCACTGACGACTTCGGGCGCCCGGGACG from Streptomyces sp. NBC_00190 harbors:
- a CDS encoding SpoIIE family protein phosphatase, with the protein product MTGRSDHTGGVGAEPADTAPLDGALAESVRRTGASGGAVYLWDVPGRSLGLAVLCGLPEEVARPWYRIPVDAATPVGDAVREDRLVWVGSQEDLAHTYPRAAAPLPYRFALAAVPLPGRTGPRGALLLLWPASHPAAATRRELHHITAEARRLARILGAAGTDVPPAAPEQPRVVPAVLPRPYGGNGPHAAADWAERLPEGALALDLEGRIAFLDGTAAELLGRSAAHLLGTRPWQSLPWLDAPLVEDRYRTAVISRDAVEFTARRPPDGGGLRFELYPDASGISVRITVADGAAGTEQADSPAPERPRPGVGGRAEAGRVYQLLHLSAALTETVAVRDVVELVAHQILPAFGADALVLSAADAGRLKITGYHGYDQAVIDRLDGLPLDTELTPAGQVLTSGAPAFFGSPREMAEAHPRAPLMSGKQAWAFLPLMISGRPVGCCILSYDQPHAFTADERAVLTSLAGLIAQALDRARLYDTAHDLAHGLQQALLPHSLPAVPGLEIAARYLPAGRGMEIGGDFYDVIVLDATTVAAVIGDVQGHNVAAAALMGQLRTAIRATAGAPPDEVLTRTARLLEGLDTDLLASCLYAHIDLASGLATLASAGHPPPLVHAPGALPRRVELDPAPLLGVGVHAPCPVTRLDLAPGTLLAFYTDGLVEKPTAAGVDAERGTDVLVSVLAENAGRSLDDLVEAVLGGSGPAARNTDDIALLLLRT
- a CDS encoding plasmid stabilization protein is translated as MPRGSSPKRERQYEHVKESAEQRGESTERAKEIAARTVNMERAQAGESKTASRSSVQDMPASKRGGQRSHSGSQGPTKDQLYDEAKQRNIKGRSQTDKAELKRALGH